A region of the Mytilus edulis chromosome 11, xbMytEdul2.2, whole genome shotgun sequence genome:
tttaatttagtacgccagacacgcgtttcgtctacataaaacttatcagtgacgctcatatcgaaatggttataaaaccaaacaagtacaaagtgaagagcattgaggatctaaaattctcaaaggttgtgccaaatacggcttaggtaatctacgcctgggataagaaaatccttagtttttcgaaaaattaagttttgtaaacaggaaatttataaaaatgaccacataattgatattcatgtcaacaccgaagtgctgactactgggctggtgatatcctcggggacgaaacgtccaccagcagtggcatcgatccagtggtgtaaaaagttatcaaaagtaccaggattttaatttagtacgccagacacgcgtttcgtctacataagactcatcagtgacgctcatatcaaaacatttataaagccaaacaagtacaaagttgaagagcatttagaatccaaaattccaaaaagtggtgccaaatacggctatggtaatctatgcctgggataagaaaatccttagtttttcgaataattcaaagttttgttaacaggaaatttataaaattgaccacattattgataagttgactactgggctggtgataccctcggggacgaaacgtccaccagcagtggcatcgacccagtggtgtaaatagttatcaaaggtaccaggattataatttagtacgccagacgcgcgtttcgtctacataagactcatcagtgacgctcatatcaaaacaattataaagccaaacaagtacaaagttgaacagcatttaggatccaaaattccaaaaagttgtgtcaaatacggataatgtaatctatgtctgggataagatcGTCTACGATAGATAATCCAGCTGATCTGTAATATTTCATCGTCATGTCTTATATATTGGATACATACATATTACATTGGAATATGGATAAAGAAAATACTATAGGATTGGAAATTCAGATATTTTTACAGTTAAAAGTAGATTGCGAGGAATAAGTAAACGAATCATTAGTTTGtattaaaaatgtctaaaataaattgattttttgaaCATAGATTTATCAAtaactactagaacacacccgtgatatcgcgggtccgtgactgaattaaagtatataactttgcgtatgccttattttagtattggtattgtcatcaataaagtcatgccgattataagatgcacagttttctcagtctgctttcaaaatctttcttttttaacCCGTCGACCTTGAACCTATCAATttttggtaatattaataatttgaaaacaaaagtgcctggaatggagtattttttactcgacagtatacagcaaaattgtaaatacaccgtttggtggtgcgcctgtcagatgcggaacgtacagataaggtaataggtaacaggtgaatatactattggtatcggtgtcggcCTGGATCCGGAAcatcttaattattggcaattttaattacgtggaaaacaaaggggcgtggagtggtgtaatttttaatcaacaccaatatactatattagttatatataaagttgaattctttgattcatcgtttttacgtgatgacggctgacaaattagaCCTCGtctttttagtattatagatagtgTAACTTGAAAGAATAATTGAatcaaatatgttaaaatattacACACTTTGagtatttcaattcaattcaaagttgtacaaaagaaaaaaatgcagaTGGGGGTTTTATAACTTTTATGCATAGCCAATTACTCACAAGGAAATCAACCACacacaattttaattgttttcccCATCTGTTGTATTAATCAACAGAGTATCGAATCATAGTCGGATGATGATAACCTCAATGGAACATCTTATGTGTGCCACTATGGAACTATGTAAaagcattttctattttattttgtaaaacatgatttaaaactTGCCAAAAAGTTGATCTcattaattgatttgtaaaaccCATTTTCTTTATGATGGAATCAATTTGATCCTCCAACGTTTTTACCCCTCCTTcattctgttaaaaaaataaaaggcaTTACAGTAAAAAGACAAACACCGACACAGATAAATATTTTAACACATGCAAAAAACACAGCACAGCTTCCATAACAACCATATATATGCACAGATAAACCAAAAACATTTTCTGATTGTATGTACCGTACCGTACCTATTTGAATCACACAATAGTACATTTGAACttatgtattatattttcttGCTTTACCTGTTTATCTTTAAAGCATGTTTAATTGTGCAATGAAAGAAAACAACCTGATTACTGTTTTAGAGTTTAAAGAGTTAATAACATAGAACTAAATTCAATAACAGTATCCTCGGATTAACAAATATCAAGCCTGTCTACATACACGTTGACTTGAAGGTCCATGGAAGTAAACTGTCAAAATGATGTATGGCAAaatcgtttttgttttgtttataaccCAGTTTGAATGAAGCTTCGCCACAATCACACgtctttgttaatattttgtcCCCATTCCATACTATAGCTTTCAAATCAGCAAATTCCAAGATAATATTGTTACAGTGATCATTAACATCTTTAGCACTAATGTCAACgctatatatattgttattttcaaGATTAACGTCACTGGTCTTCTTTTTCTCTACAATAACTTTGACAAGACAACTTTCTATAGTTTCAGCAGCGTTATTTGTATCGATAATGATGAAAGTATTATGCGGCCTATTTCCAATAACATTCACATCATCTCTTTTTGCGTCTTCCAACGCCTTCTCAAATGAAACGTAATCATTATTGAATCGTACTCCACCTTTATGTCAACATTTTCCAGCCCGTATATGTCTCTTCCTAAAATCAGATGTTACCCTGTTTATGGCATCACTAACGCAAAATACTTTTACGAAGAGAAAAGATACAAGCAAAACACGattcattttcatgatttaaaaCTAACCGTTTTGTGAAGTTACCCttgtatttatgtacaaaactttCCGATAACATGATAGGTGAAATTGTTATTTAGGTCAGAAAACAACATGACAAAATAGATAAATTCATCCAGAATGATTTTAAGTTGTTTACGTTATTTTGTTTCGCAGTAACGGTTTAATGCTGTGGTGAAGCCTTGTTAAGGTACCGAGGGGaatcaaaactactgaaaatgAGGGGTAGCAAAACCACGGATAAGTGTTTGAATGTTGATATTCGTCACAGTCGAAGAAAGGAGATAATTTTTTTGTCACATCATAGgggaatacaaaatttaaaaaaactgcGTCAAGAATTTAAAAAGTTTACACCCGTGGTTGCTAGATTTAGGTTATTTAATTTGGCAAAATTTCTGCTTTATTTAGGACGAGGTCAAATTAACATGCAATGAATCagtacaaaaatgtaaatttattgtGTAATAAAGATTATGTTTACAGGTTTTACAAATACTAAATATTTTCATGTTCGATTCAATTTTTCAACTGAACCGTACAAGCTAGGGAGGATTATTCATAAGATCATTTGTTTAAAAGGAATCTTTATACATTTTTTCCTTACATATTTGGTAATCGATGAATCAATTTGTATTGAACGCCACTTTCAgcatttttgtgctattttttaGGGTCAGTTAGTATTGTTTGCTTGATAAGAACCAAAGACTTTTGGCAGTACAACTGACAATCCTAGACAATTAAGATTGGAGTGGAGCTCATATGTCACGTGCAGGATTTTAACTCACAACCTCGGTATTGCAAGGCTACTGATACAGTAGTTAGACTTCTTAGATCAGTTGATCACCGAGGCtactttatttttgaaataagaaaacaaGGTAgtcgacttttttttttttcattttcaaaaaggatattataaaacctatcttttcaTATTTCTTTCCTTCACAAAAAATGTTATTTCACCATAATTCCACGCCGAATTGGTATTTTTTTCACAACTTGGTACGTCACAGTACCCACATTGCATCTAGTACAAActaaatgatttgttttataaatgccattatgcacgtctttcaacatccTGAGCATAGCCAAATGTTTTAGAATATACACAAAACAGTCACATCATATATCAACAGATAAAGTAGCCAGAAAAAAGTTGAATCTACCCAAACGTCGGATGCGACGTCCAACATGAGTCAACATATACAATGAGCAGTTTAGGTATGTCCGAGGCATGTATTCCTTACACAATAAAGAGTAAGCATGTATTATTCTCAAATTGTTCTAAATTTCGTGAAATAAAAGAAAGCATCAGCTATGTCATAGTTTCAAAATGTGAATTAAAGCATGAATACAATTTAGTTACTGCTGATTACAGAATATTGGGTGTTTTGAGGTCGGTACAAACCCATTTTCTATGATTCGGTAAAGATtaaaaattatggaaaaaaaCCTATATAAATTAGATGGTAAATGGGGAAACATCTCCAAATCATACAGAATGGAATTATTTGTTTGGATCTTAAATAaacgacaaaaaattaaaatgttaaaccaCATTGAGGTacaatttgggtaccctcacgtTAGCAGgttaaatagcacggtgacccattctctcatgataatttaaaatatcacattttttctctctcagaaacttcaattttcaaaagtaaaaaaacaaataaacctgAAGAAATATTTAGAAGCAATCTACGATAATACAACAGAGCGTGTTACATGCTGCAAAAGTTAGCGTTCTTGAAATCCACTGTCTGTTTAAATCGGCTAGCTATTACTTACTAAAGACTATGTATACAAATAGTGTGAAAGTTTCGAGCGAGTATCGTTAATCATGGTAGACTGGTATATTGTAAACTTAATTCAATGTGTTAAACACagatcaattttcaggaaaccaGTTTTTTTCCATCTGAATCAATCCAGCGGTTTATGGTATAAAGTTAAAATTCGTACAATATAACATATAATATGACGCGGTGTGTGCACACACTTTTTTAAAAAAGGGTCGGAGGAATATGAAACAATTCTTCAATACTTGAAGTTCAAAAAAAATATCCAGAAGAAATAACTTAAAATGAAACTATTAAAACTAGAGCaagtaaaatttagaatggaaattgggaacatgtcaaagagacaacaacccgaccgaaggCCACTAACGGGATttcaacgcagcaagaaaatcccgcaaccggagatggtcctcagctggcccctaaataaaattgtgaactagttcagtaaaaatgaacgtcacactaaactccaaatcaTAAAAggaactaaaatgaaaaaaaaaacacacaatactaacaaaggccacgggttcctgacttggaacaggcgtaataatgcagcggggttaaatatttttgtgagatctcaaccctttccctatacctctagcaaatgcagaataaagaaacacatagcaatacgcaaTTGTTGTAACCCTAAACAATAACATACGTTtcttaaataagtgttattacttattatttcaaagatgtataaaataacGTATCCAAGtaacattttgttattatttttcaaGTAACCCTTTATGTCTATACTCCTCTCAAATCTAATAAATTCgtaattttatgatataaaatgatgtaaaaattcaCGAAAACTACATTAAGTCCATGcttctattgaaatttaaaataactctcttgagtaattttatatttttttaaacaaaaaatacctATATAAGTAACTAAAAAAGGTTACTTGTTaaagtaacgcccctgactgttGATCTGTTGTTGCTTACATCTATTTAGTTATCCCTGATACAAGGAGTATAacttgatacgccagacgcacgtttcgtctatataagttATTACAGCAAGGTGATGATATACGATTTGTTTGAATATGCATCATGGCAGATAATACGTGTTTGCCAATTAAGTAATGTGTAAAATCATTTTGCAGGTCATAAAACGTTCTTGAACCTCGAGTATTCATCAAGAATTaggaattttttcttcatttttctgaTGAACAAATGAGAAGTTATACCCTGAATACTGCAAATGTCTCATCTGGTTATGCattaatttaatataaaagatGTCGTCTTTTTGAACAAAATGAGTTCTCTAATTTTAAAACCGAATTGTTCATTTACATATTAAACATTTACTATATGAGGAAAAAACCCTTTTATCAACAGAATCCGCGATACATTTTGAAAAGCTTTTATTACAACATGTCCTTCAATTTAAATATTCGGTCAACAACCTCTATGTATTTTCTAAATACTATAACACCTagtgtgttattgttttaaagaGCACATTCGACGTTCGAAGTAAGCATTATGGCACCCCAAATTTAATACAGTGTAtgtaaaaaaacatatgatataaCTTTTTCAATTTTCCAAACCATACACCAGATAATTTGGAAACACGAATAACTGTTTAATAtgaactgccatattcctgattttgtaACGAAATTTTAAGAAAgacaaaatggttgattgaacctggtattAATGTTAGCCATTCCTCTCGCTGGTATGACATTGTAACATGaaaatgacaatacaataggaataaaacacaaacaaacgCGATTTCCCTCAGcacaaacatattaaaataaatatataataaaatagtcAACAAATGTAACGATACAGAAGATGGAACTCCATTTGATCATTAAACGTAATAAATAAGAAAACCAGTTGaattatcaaatgaaaaacaTGTATTTGCAAAGAAAATGCATATGATTACAATAATCTGACCAAATTGGATAGTGAGAAAATATTGTGCTATTGAACACAGGGGTCAAATGGATGCTGCGGGACATGATGACAAAAGTCTTCACTTAATTTCGAAGATTAGAATTAAAGATCCAGGTGTTTGCAAAATGTTAGAGTGTtcagttattatatttttttattttttttttgtgaacataagatttaaaaaaaaaatatgccaaaacAATGTTGGCGTTTTAACCTTAAACCAATTGGTCAATTATTTATCTTGGTACAGTGTATCGAATGTCAATATAAGATGGAAAATACAttgccttgtatcgtttcttttgtagATAGCATAGTAAAGTACAACACGTAAACCGCATATTAATAACGAACACTTCATACACATATatcatttataagttatattgttATTATGTCAAGTTTATATATACTTTCATTTTCCATTTACAGTTTCAAGTTGCAGAGATATCGAAATTTTACCGGAAATATCATTcgaacaataaaaaaacaattgctCAAAAAGGAAGGGATGactttacaaaaatatgtaaatatgcaATACTTCCTAGTTCAGTTCAACACGTTAACCGCATATTAACAAAGaacacattttataaatatacatcaaCACACCTCGATCATTTCGACACTTTATACACATATatcatttataagttatattgttATTGTGTCAAGCTTATATACACTTTCATTTTCCATGTATAGTTTTAATTTGCACAGATACcggaaatatttttacaaacataaaagaaaaaaatactttttgctGAAAAAGGAAGGGATGACttcacaaaaatatgtaaatatgccATACCTCCATTTAATCATGTATAagtttgagataaaaaaaaatgacaaatatctCGAATACAACTAAGTCGCACTCTACCTAATGTATCCCTGACGCAAATAGCATCCAGTGATTTAACATATTTGACCCAAGGATAAACAGTGTCTGGAGTGCATTTTTTATTCCTTGGCGATATTTAGACGTACTGCAATGTTCTTGTATAGATTGTaaaaacatgatattttttatcATGACTCTATGATAAAGGTTTACTTATTGCGTTTACACAATTGTGTATGCATCTTCTATCATTAAAACCACCACTtctgaaacaaaaataaacaaacttaatGTATATTCATTTCTAAGCCCCAGTCCCAAATCGGGAAATTTGTAAATTATAGGATAGGTAATAGTTGTCCGGTCTTTAAGGCCAGACTGATTAATACATTTATAACTGTTCTATAGGTGGCAATTTAGAGCTTAGCACATTTTCTATTGTTGAAGCTAAAATGTATTTGTCCCGAATATACTTCCATATTAGGTTAAGTGGAGTTGAGTTATTTTGTGAATAAACAAAGTACCTTAATTAAAATGTTCCATCTTTTTCCGATTTGAACTCACATTTTGCAACAGTGACAAATGTTTGAACTGTAACGGAGATTTCGATGTAAATTCAGTGAAAATTgtttacgtttttttttcaaataataacaaCAATATGCTGTAAGGTttccatcataccacatctccttattttgataGTTACAATTGTCTGTATTACATGTGTATTTGTAGAAATATCTTTTTTACCAAAATGATAGGATGCATAGATTGAATTGATACCAGCTATGAATACTTTGTGTTTCTTTTACATCTGTCCCTCTAGATTTTTAGATAACGTATACAAAACAGACAAAGAGAAAATGTTGATAAACGGGAACACATAActtaaaaagaaataacaaatacaGCAAgaacagaaatatatataacagtttGATCAGCCAAAAGAGTTACCTATTAATTATTTTAACCCATTATTTGCTTTTGTgatttgctttttgttttatttagtccGTATTTACAAGGAAACAGATTGCAGTTTTAAATATTACTAGTAGCTATTGCTTGATGAATTGGATATTTTCATCCTTGAACATACATGTTCTTACTTTGAAGAATATAATTAATGATGTCTTTACCAGGTCAACATTTAGTatgtagaaataaaaaaaactcgtTAGCAATCATATTGTTTTATAACGTTATGAATTGTCACTTGTACTGTTTTGTGAAAAGATACACGCGTTCCTAGTGTGCAAtgatatttgaaatttgataacATGTTAAAATTCATATAAAGACATGATAAAAGTTAGTAACTAGACTATGCTTGTATACCAAAAAGCTGAATTGAACTAGACATATACACTATACCGCTAGCGAATGatagaaaatagaaaaagataGCATTATCTAATTGGTTGAAATTTAGGTTATCATAATTCGATATTGTTATTGAAAAACTGTGTTTTACGAAAGTTTGGACTGTCCTAATCTTTTCATTTTGTAACTTTCGTCGGAAGCAAATTACTACTTCCAATGTTTACGAGAAACTGTTATGTAATCAAGATGACAATAATTTCCAcaacaaaattttagaaaatgaaaacCACTTTATTTTGATTGCGTCATCACATTAATAATACACGTGTATGCAATTAGTAACAGCAATGTGAAATTGAACACGTCGCTTCCTTTGATTTTGTTGATGAATTTTACATTAGAAGTTCATTTGAACTGTAGAAAGTGTTTGTTATAAATTCGAAATATCATCCCTTCTCAAATCGGAAATATTATTTTCGATTATTGAAGGtatcaatattaaaaattattcatcATTGTAAATGAATCCCTGGCAACTAAAGGCCTGCATTAGgctcaaaacaaaataaacacgCATACTGTATTGGGCCGCTTGAACACACACACAGCTTTTCGAGAGAGGGAAAACATTAATAATGTTAATATCTTTGAATTGGAACAAAATGTTTCGTTTTACCGTTTCGATAGTTTTTCTTTGTGTGTGGGCATTAAGTGAAATAGTCGttatcaaaaaacaaaaagatacaaTATATAGTGGCCACATGCTGTTTGAGGTGTCAATATCGATGTGGTCATTGTGTGCCCAGTTTTGCTCGAGAGTGCAAGTATGCAAATCTATTAACTTTATAGCATGGAATAAAACTTGCCAAATAAATGATTGCGAACCTGTTGGAAATACGTTTGGACTCATTGAAAGTGTTGGGAACAGCTTTGTAGCTGCCTCGTCTCTGCCAAAGGtatatgcaataaaatatttgttaaacacAATAATAATGTCAAAATGTTCACTAAGTATTAATAGTTTTAGTTATACTATACATATCCCAACTCCAGATATACTTTGCATGAGCGTATTATTTGAAATAATAGATGCATCTTTATATTACTCGGAAGGCAATTTCATCTAAATTGTTCAAGTATTGTTTATGTTTCTGATCAAATTTAGGTACTTCTGGAAATTAACTTTCCATTTTTCTACACGCTGATGTCGAATTAAACAGAAAAACATATGCTACCcaaaaaattaaagttaaaacttaCACCTCATTATATTAGCTTTTATCTATGTTTAGCAATCAAATGTCACCATTTAAAATCAGCTGTGCTTACAATTGATTGCTGTTATTATCATTTGACTGTTTGGTGTGACTGAAGTTTTACTAAGTATGATTACTCATGTCCTGTAACATCTTAAACTATTATAAGTATAAAGACATTATGTTCGTTCATTCGACACCATTTACAAACCACTTTTCCTAAAATGACAGCAAGCTTATGATTTggtacgccagaagcgcgtttaaTCTACACGAAAATCAAACCCCTTTCTGGCCCCGTAGGAAACAAATTCATCTGTACCAGcaaaattcaaaactatattgAGATCGCCGTTTTGCTAAAACTGAGGTTGAGACTTCCTCAGTTGACCTTACATTTGTTTTAACTGTTCTGTGATATTGTTTTTTCAccaatatttaaatattcaatctGTATGAAAGAAGTCACATTTCAACATTTGAATCTCTAAATTGTATTTGCTCTGAGATGTTTGCCATTTTCTCTGTTTTATGCCAGTTATGTGGATATACTTGTATCAATGCAGTTAGTCGTATCTTTGGTATTAACGGTGAAACATTGCTTTTCACCTAGACCGAAATATATATTTGAAGGTTGCTCGATATACTTGCAATTCTAAAATACAATGCAAGCATAACAAGTATCATAGCCTAATATAACAACTGTCTTagcatcaaaatatatttttaagatGTTGTTTTTGAAACAACTCTTCTCCAGAGACCAAATGTTGTTGTCATTGTCGTTGAAGTTTAAAACTATAGTTCAActatagttcaaagtacggccttcaataaggAGCACAATCTATATTGCCTAATATgctataaaagaatatatataagaagttgtggtattagtgtcaatgagacgactctccatccaagtcagagTAAGTAAACCAGTATACATGTAGGTGAAAGTACGGAGCCTTGGCaaacaccaaacagcaagctataacgtgCTCACTGACAAGTGTTGGTATCTGAATTGATTTGAATCGATGCAAACACAGTGGTTCcttattttgcttttttaaagTGCTAAATTTAACAATAGATAACATAAGATAATTAAATATAGCACTACACCTTTTTTGATGAGGTACTTTGTTACAtagatttttcattaaatttaaggGTCACTACTGGTTTATGTCTAAGTAACATTTTGTGCACAGAAGGATgatatcaatagatataagaagatgtggctcacaccgaacagaaagctataaagtaccccaaaaattactagtgtgaaaccattcacacaggaaaaccaacgatataatctatataaaaaaagagaaacacttatgaaccacaccaacaaacgacaaccagtgAACATAAGGTTCCTGACTATGACAGGTGCACATAAATATAGGCGAATAGGCGTCAAGTTTAGAATATTAGGTTGAGGACTGATATACAGCGTATAGATTCTCAAGCGTTCAATTGATAATAGTTTTTGGCCTTCATATGTTGGATTTCAGTGTCTCTAGTGAAGATAAACCAAAACAATTTATAAGGACGCGCACACTTTATAAATTGTAATGGTTatattgaaaataagaaaatgtgaaaTAATCTTATGCTCAGTTCTTCATGTATATCATGTAGAATAAACACAATGTCATAAGTGATAATatatgttaaacattttaaaggtcgaattaaaagttaaaatggaAAATGGGATTATCAGCGTTCTTTCTTTAACATCTATGTAATATTGCTATATACTCGTAAAAGAAATACCTTTTATTTTTCGACCAAATAAAATGTACTGTTTATTGTTAAAGATACAGACATTATTCTTCATAAGAACCGTTCCTGCGAAAACATGGAAAACAAATCATGAGCATTCACCTCAAAGATATGAGTGGATTTATAATACAACAGATCCAAGTAAATTCACGAGCACTAAATCAATAGTAATTTGTAGAAATACAAgattaaatattttaacatgaaATTGATTTTGTAGTATCAATTTTCAGGAGCTTGCTGGACCGTGCAAAGGTCATGATTGCAAGATCAATGAAGTGTGTACTCCGCAAAGTCCGACTTACACATGTGTTCCATTGCTAGTAGTCTTTGCTGAAAGGAGAACCAGTAAGTTTCATATAACATTACCTATGTACCAAAACAAACATTTCCGATTATGGGAGAATAATTTACCATTATTTCATTTAGTAAGACTTTCTACATCGACTTTTAATTTGAAAGCATTTTGTTTTTATCGTTGATTATTATCATGTCATAGTTTTTATAATGATTAGGACTTTAATCGATTTTTCAGTTAAATGAACACTTATTCATCGTGCATTAATTGAACGAACACAAGGGAAGACATGGTGCTACATTGTTTAGTAGCTTTTGTTTGGTTTTATAGTGAtcaagattataaaacaatgttgactgctgttctcatatttttgacattttaacctataaCAATGTAGtcctgtttttgtttttgtttactcaTTGGTGACAACGATAGCTATCTATAAAACTTTAGTATTCTTTTCCCTTTCACAaacatttgtttatatgtgtaaTTCGGCATTGGAGtatatttttgaacatgttaATTGCCAACTGGAATTTTATCGTgtattttgtttgctttttggtgTTTATAAGTTAATGATATTTCTGTATATATGAAATTGTACTCGTTACTGTATAGCCTTACGTGCTAAGGTGGCAGTAATAAACTATCTTTACATCAATTGTACATGTAAGGTATACTCACAATCAATGCTATGATAAGTAAAACAAATTAATACCCTGATTACGTATAACTTTCAAATCTAACATGAACGCAACACAAGTTAAAGAAAATTTAAGGATAATGTTACAAGTCTCGTTTTCAGCACAATGCATTGTAATTTGCGCTTTCATGTAACGTGTAATATATGtcaatataatatatgtatatgcgactgtcatatacaAGTGATATGTTTAACTAGCTTTATAATAGGTTTAACCCATtatttctacattaaaaaaatgcctgtaacaagtcaaaCATATAGcagttgtttttttattcatttggtgtgtttaaattttttaatttgccatttgataagtgactttc
Encoded here:
- the LOC139495089 gene encoding uncharacterized protein; the encoded protein is MLISLNWNKMFRFTVSIVFLCVWALSEIVVIKKQKDTIYSGHMLFEVSISMWSLCAQFCSRVQVCKSINFIAWNKTCQINDCEPVGNTFGLIESVGNSFVAASSLPKELAGPCKGHDCKINEVCTPQSPTYTCVPLLVVFAERRTREGCLVSQFKETGQSTPYDCTGKFVCEAGAGVDGVKELTNMFHTQAELKPFWWVNLGQVFTVQKVVITNRLDNYGGRLTKMLIHVGTSLDTSQMELCGQFIGPAVRGQVIDTTCNTLPEGQIVKLTSVNTAPEKFHLAEVEVYGF